The following proteins come from a genomic window of Sebaldella sp. S0638:
- a CDS encoding PstS family phosphate ABC transporter substrate-binding protein, translated as MSKKKVIFFILAFILLVILSKICVGVYKYVHNSGKLRRDASVEEIADGFPEWVYDPFSERNRLYVFEKKPEISIENNYPRLDGATAAYPVYGSIVQAIYKGLDEETIKDYVQCNTTPVAYERLINKEVDAIFVAEPSKKQLEMAKKSGVELELIPLGKEAFVFLVNKENPVTNLSVEQIQDIYTKKIKNWKKVGGKRSKIMAFQRPENSGSQTVMENKVMNGIQMALPLEEEYYEFMGGIVNGVANYRNYRNSIGYSFRYYVTGMNKNDNIRLLSINGIEPSKENIKTEKYPYTVDFYLVTRKDVKNKNLDMLIKWILSDEGQKVVEKTGYVPIK; from the coding sequence ATGAGTAAGAAAAAAGTAATATTTTTCATTTTAGCATTTATATTACTGGTAATACTAAGCAAAATATGTGTAGGAGTATATAAATATGTGCATAATTCCGGAAAGCTGAGAAGAGATGCCTCTGTGGAAGAGATAGCGGACGGGTTTCCTGAATGGGTTTATGATCCTTTTTCAGAAAGAAACAGACTGTACGTATTTGAGAAAAAGCCTGAAATCAGCATAGAAAATAACTATCCCCGATTAGACGGTGCAACAGCAGCATACCCGGTGTATGGTTCTATAGTACAGGCAATTTATAAAGGGCTTGATGAGGAAACTATTAAGGATTATGTACAATGCAATACTACGCCTGTTGCATATGAGAGACTGATAAATAAGGAAGTAGATGCTATATTTGTAGCAGAACCGTCAAAAAAACAGCTTGAAATGGCTAAAAAATCAGGAGTGGAGCTGGAATTGATTCCTTTGGGAAAAGAAGCTTTTGTATTTTTGGTTAATAAGGAAAATCCTGTAACCAATCTAAGTGTAGAGCAGATACAAGATATATATACAAAAAAAATTAAGAATTGGAAAAAGGTAGGCGGGAAAAGATCGAAAATTATGGCATTTCAGCGTCCTGAAAATTCAGGAAGCCAGACAGTCATGGAAAATAAGGTAATGAATGGAATACAGATGGCTTTGCCGCTGGAGGAAGAATATTATGAGTTTATGGGCGGAATAGTTAACGGAGTGGCAAATTACAGAAACTACAGGAATTCAATAGGATATTCTTTTAGATATTATGTAACAGGGATGAATAAAAATGATAATATAAGACTTTTATCAATAAATGGTATTGAGCCGTCAAAGGAAAATATAAAAACAGAGAAATATCCTTATACAGTAGACTTTTACCTTGTTACACGAAAAGACGTGAAAAATAAAAATCTTGATATGCTGATAAAATGGATATTAAGTGATGAAGGTCAGAAAGTGGTAGAGAAAACAGGGTATGTACCGATAAAGTAA
- a CDS encoding PstS family phosphate ABC transporter substrate-binding protein, with product MKKAKLFFLLLMTTGIVTFSAAKSVMLKPDYDVERVVGEIDLWEYTPFAPDNLLYKFEKAPSISISEDYPKLDGATAGYPIYGSIVQAVYKGLDSGTIWEYVQCNTTPYAYNRLINKEVDAIFVLEPSEKQLEAAKKAGVELEMIPIGKEAFIFFVNKENKANNLSVKQIQDIYTKKITNWNKAGGGSLKIQAFQRPENSGSQTIMENRVMKGLKMAEPMKEEFFMGMGGIIRGVADYRNYEGSIGYSFRYYTTGMNKNNNIKILSIDNVEPTVENIKSGKYPYTVNFYLVTRKDVKNKNLDMLIKWILSDEGQKVVEKTGYVPVK from the coding sequence ATGAAAAAAGCTAAATTATTTTTTTTATTGTTAATGACAACAGGAATAGTGACTTTCAGTGCTGCTAAATCTGTGATGCTGAAACCGGATTACGATGTGGAAAGAGTGGTGGGAGAAATAGATCTGTGGGAATATACTCCGTTTGCACCTGATAACCTTCTGTATAAATTTGAAAAAGCTCCTAGTATCAGCATATCAGAAGATTATCCAAAATTAGACGGTGCAACAGCAGGCTACCCAATATACGGTTCTATAGTGCAAGCTGTCTATAAAGGGCTTGATAGTGGCACAATATGGGAATATGTCCAGTGTAATACTACTCCTTATGCTTATAACAGACTTATAAATAAAGAAGTAGATGCTATATTCGTATTAGAGCCGTCGGAAAAACAGCTCGAAGCTGCGAAAAAAGCAGGGGTAGAACTGGAAATGATACCTATAGGAAAAGAAGCTTTTATATTTTTTGTAAATAAAGAAAATAAGGCAAATAATCTAAGTGTAAAGCAGATTCAGGACATATACACAAAAAAGATAACAAACTGGAATAAGGCAGGGGGAGGTTCATTAAAAATACAAGCTTTCCAGAGACCGGAAAATTCCGGCAGTCAGACAATCATGGAAAACAGGGTAATGAAAGGGTTGAAAATGGCTGAACCTATGAAAGAAGAGTTTTTTATGGGAATGGGCGGAATAATCCGCGGAGTGGCAGATTACAGAAATTATGAGGGATCAATAGGTTATTCTTTTAGATACTATACAACAGGGATGAATAAGAATAACAATATAAAAATTCTATCAATAGACAATGTAGAGCCGACTGTAGAAAATATCAAATCTGGAAAATATCCGTATACAGTGAATTTTTATCTTGTTACAAGAAAAGACGTGAAAAATAAAAATCTTGATATGCTGATAAAATGGATATTAAGTGATGAAGGTCAGAAAGTGGTAGAGAAAACAGGGTATGTACCTGTAAAATAA